Sequence from the Magnetovibrio sp. genome:
ACCGCACCGGACGGCAACGCCGTGGTGCTGGAAGAGCAGATGGCAAAAATCGGCGAAACGCAAATGCAATACCAGCTCACCAACGAGCTCTATCGCAAGCACATCGGTATGATCAAAATCGCAATTGGCAAGGGCCGCTAAGGCCCACTTTGGGCCGTTTGAGGCCAGAGGATAAGGCGCAAGGGCGTCAGGAAGGACGACATGGACGATCTGCTCAGAACATTGCGGATTTCCGCAGCGGGTATGAAAGCCCAAGGCACGCGCTTGCGCGTGGTTTCGGAGAACGTCGCCAACGCCGATTCGCTGCCGACCCAGCCCGGCGGCTTGCCTTACCGTCGCAAAGTCGTGACCTTTCGTAACGAACTCGACCGTGCCATCGGCGTCGATACCGTGCGCATCGACCGCATCAAAACGGATCAGTCGGAATTTCAGCGCCGCTACGATCCGGCTCACCCGGCCGCGGGTGCGGACGGCTACGTGCTGGCACCGAACGTCAATTCGTTGGTGGAAATGATGGACATGCGTGAAGCGCAGCGCTCCTACGAAGCCAACCTCAACGTTATCAAGTCTTCCAAGACCATGCTGCAAAGCGCCATCGGTCTTTTGCGCTAAGTCTTTGGTTTAAATTATTAATTTTGGAGTATGAGCCATGGCCATCAATCCCAATGTGAACATTGCCCAGGCCGCTCAGTTGTACAATCAGGCCCAGCAAACCGGCATAACGCCCAATGCGATCCCGACCCAGGACATTCAGCCGAACGTACCGGGGCCGTTTTCCAACTTGGTCTCGGGGTACCTGAATCAGGCCACCCAATTGGGACAAACCAGTGAGCAATTGGCTATCCAGGGCATTCAGAACCAAGCCAATCTGACCGATGTGGTGACGGCGGTAAGTGAGGCGGAAGTGACTTTGCAAACGGTTGTTGCAGTTCGCGACAAGGTCGTTGAAGCTTACCGAGAGATTCTCCGCATGCCGATGTAATCGTGGCGGAGGTTCGCCGGTAGCCGCAGGGGGGCCGGAAGCCGTACGGGGTCTGTGAGCCGAAACCATGAACCAAACCGATGTCCTTGATATTGCACAGGGTGCGCTGTGGGTCGTGCTGCTGTCGGCCGGACCGATCATGATGGCTGGCCTATTGATAGGTTTGATCATCGCGCTGTTCCAAGCGCTGACCACCATTCAGGAAATGACCCTGACGTTCGTGCCCAAGATCATCATTATCTTTATCGCGATCGTGGTTTTCCTGCCCTATATGATGACGACGGTGATCGAATATTCCCTGACTCTGTTCGATCGTATCGCGACGGTCGGTTAGGCCGGGTCGCGGGACATGTTGAGCGAACTGATCAACCTCAACCTTTTCGCCTTTTTACTGATTTTCGCGCGGATCGGTACCGCGTTTTCGCTGATGCCGGGTTTCGGCTCCCAACAGGTTCCCAT
This genomic interval carries:
- a CDS encoding flagellar hook-basal body complex protein FliE; this translates as MAINPNVNIAQAAQLYNQAQQTGITPNAIPTQDIQPNVPGPFSNLVSGYLNQATQLGQTSEQLAIQGIQNQANLTDVVTAVSEAEVTLQTVVAVRDKVVEAYREILRMPM
- the flgC gene encoding flagellar basal body rod protein FlgC — encoded protein: MDDLLRTLRISAAGMKAQGTRLRVVSENVANADSLPTQPGGLPYRRKVVTFRNELDRAIGVDTVRIDRIKTDQSEFQRRYDPAHPAAGADGYVLAPNVNSLVEMMDMREAQRSYEANLNVIKSSKTMLQSAIGLLR
- the fliQ gene encoding flagellar biosynthesis protein FliQ — protein: MNQTDVLDIAQGALWVVLLSAGPIMMAGLLIGLIIALFQALTTIQEMTLTFVPKIIIIFIAIVVFLPYMMTTVIEYSLTLFDRIATVG